In Orenia metallireducens, the DNA window TGAAACATTTTTAATAGAAGTTTTTTTCTTAGAGTAAATTGCCTGGGTTGGGCAGGATTTTTCACATTTTCTACAAATATTACAAAAGTCTTCAATCCAGACATGTTTGCGATTATCAGTGAATTCAAATAATTTACTTCTAATAAAGATTGGTGCTATACGTTGACGCTGTCCAAATTGAGGTGTAATTAATAGCCCATTATGTCCTTGCCACCCCATTCCAGCTTTTCCTGCTAGTGGTGTTGTATTTACTAAACCACCAAGAGGATGATTACTTTGACAGGCAATTCCGTAATTTTCACGTAACCAATTAGCAATATCATTAACTGCCAATCCTAGCGAATTATATACTCTTTGTACTTCTTCACCTGCATCAAGGCTGGGGGCTTTATCTATTTTTTCTTTATCCATTTCTTGAATACAAACTATAGCATATTTAAATAAAACTGCTTTTCCCTTAAAGATTAGTTTTTCTGGCAATTCAGTAAAACCTATTATAACATTCCAGTTTTCCCAAGCATAATCTTTTAGTTTATTCCATAATTCTTTATTAGGATAGCTTTCAATTAGTTTCTTTTCTTGCTTTGTCATTTTGATATGACCATTTTTATCAAGTTGCTCAAGATATTCACTTAGATCTGTGAAACACTCTTTCTTTCCTCGAAACATAGAGGGCATATATTTAGCAATTATTTTTATCATTTTTGGGATGTTTTTTAATCCTATTCCCAAAAATTTATCCATAATTAATGAACCATATTTAGAATTGTTTTGACTAAATTGATCTGATTCAAAATACTCAAAGCCTTCTTGTTGAGAATCTTTATGAGCCATAATAACTTGTTCTGGATATTTCTTTACATGCTCAAGATATTTTTTTTCTTCTTTGCTTGTACTTACTGAAATTTTTTTGCTCATTTCTATTCCCCCTTTAGTTTAGAT includes these proteins:
- a CDS encoding 4Fe-4S double cluster binding domain-containing protein — its product is MSKKISVSTSKEEKKYLEHVKKYPEQVIMAHKDSQQEGFEYFESDQFSQNNSKYGSLIMDKFLGIGLKNIPKMIKIIAKYMPSMFRGKKECFTDLSEYLEQLDKNGHIKMTKQEKKLIESYPNKELWNKLKDYAWENWNVIIGFTELPEKLIFKGKAVLFKYAIVCIQEMDKEKIDKAPSLDAGEEVQRVYNSLGLAVNDIANWLRENYGIACQSNHPLGGLVNTTPLAGKAGMGWQGHNGLLITPQFGQRQRIAPIFIRSKLFEFTDNRKHVWIEDFCNICRKCEKSCPTQAIYSKKKTSIKNVSSLGQTRTCIDRNKCYPQFNKTLGCSICMKVCPFSQGDNSYYKIKEKFNKKW